A genomic region of Cyprinus carpio isolate SPL01 chromosome B11, ASM1834038v1, whole genome shotgun sequence contains the following coding sequences:
- the LOC109088034 gene encoding death-inducer obliterator 1-like isoform X6 has translation MEESVSSELAQAPEPEPSQDPVDTSSQEPTSVLGEVKDQKDQGDVSEDKVEDPDKSAKPSREFKKTWGFRRTTIAKREIPGEMAAETPEGKGAPVRRSGRQAKRTDKLEEFLVTVKRGRGTGRRSCPSRLEGGDPPSQTPTDAETASEASFDGNADAKIEEQKVASPEKKKRGRGRIRRAVKPKAGSVSDDGSSENEEKATGEVTTETPENVETAGSAGDGKDVEAKEEQVKDVVMKDEEGEEDCDENKEQTSNESVNRRPTRAVREDPKRDAKPKVGVKLRNEKKEEDDNDDDDEESSSSESDSDGYDPNALYCICRQKHNKRFMICCDRCEEWFHGDCVGISEARGRLMERNGEDYVCPNCYTQKGQFSKTGSSTAAAENGKRPVAGLRKSESGLATPSSTVAATTEEKVSDDLGIKGRIEKATNPSGKKKIKIFQPVSAVEGSSLPKCIGPGCERDALPDSVYCGNDCILKHAAAAMKTITTDGKDSKQKEKGRPKAQKKTTNKTPNKSRSGMERRSSNQGDKEESESGTEEDDDDDEDDKHAEEHPPPPAMSSWSSDHNYIAVTPEKTSPISASVLNKTSAAQKDKEKEDNEEVKPEKEMVSADKKPPASNVAPKGGKKSPGSKGTKAAAPTTSPLPKSKTSAATLSSGRELRKQPIPIQAKPKKPGPPIPPIPVLSPLGPPGSRHHPSGALRVGKSTFTIPKKQPQAGQKDSIEPGPSPKSRTPSSPVSSTQHSAPKPTQPTAPAASSQPPPNNQMRSNIRRSLTDILYKRVSDGDDLSMSESEVGRLAVSIEKEMFNLYMNTDNKYKNKYRSLMFNLKDPKNKGLFYRVVGGEISPFRLVRLSPEELLSKEMSDWRKSEISESLDVSGRSQSGQSKSGSRQEGALTDVDMEEAPPPMSDGDVCMPATSQSSHLASAADSQEDTWPTSAPQASVSTGKGSSMPDIFSSMLKDTTAEHRAHLFDLNCKICTGQKLADDEPPSKKNKMSVPKKPEQSFKPKSEPRPSKSPADLPQVSSLSGLETPMSDSTSVVEDPSSVFPVVHASVPAVVPAVSSVTITRRDPRTAGHRSSVPQIVPDAVVPANIPISVEPVVVEAKGPLPMPPPAPVSIPRPVIPKPSSYGSGTASVSQPPPEGETALFLSGQEMMWKGFINMHSVAKFVTKAYLVSGSFEHIKEDLPDTIHIGGRISPHTVWDYVGKLKTSLSKELSLIRFHPATEEEEVAYVSLFSYFSSRKRFGVVANSNKRIKDLYLIPLSSKDPLPAKLLPFDGPGLEPARPNLLLGLLICQKDKKRPGAPLENEEKRSKTLRDDETGLPKPSTTSKSEIKQDKVLRSSLEAIRTTPPGTPPPLSASESSSSVSTVFSILSSVKAPGVSTTTGSNSPSSNVSAASTGSSTPLQTILKTLFGKKKQDSDVSLSPSDQSAVDVSVPSVSLLDPIVQQFAITKGREVQVQDDRPYDPEEEYDPAVGYSTENTHDTTKVTAAVKQAEVNSVVEDVAYDPEDDSLFDDVDPSAKKLTEHQKVLEEKQTDEQRHEDPVHQQIPETLISQPVTSLLANSQLLQLGKRVEELVVKSSAAPIINQRRDPRQSRDPRQAAACRRQTSDSTEGEEESPLTTGKLSPQQSTVTETSPTQACTVADSQTAQLDTTEDTSVAEPSATTDMPLLQVTATLDSVQPAIQQPETSKSEEAGESEEESKTEEVPFLDTKSTEVSIPLLGEKIDPELVESYMEKELEEEPKTKDEPIESEIKSFEEVWPNSASILKADKVSSIGQAVLKADQVLSIGKPIETTATTYYNISTISTSSTSLHSGVPPDGIQDNSSYMDSHSSHIQHIPTTNPANIPPPMSFPPPIGPPPVLGPPPIQGPPMTVPPPMHLPPPMSGPLPIQIPPIQGPPPHLGDSDHSQYQPPGSYTPFQNQWGSSSQFDAAPRGPPPPNFTPRGLPLFQPMGQRGPPPQIFDNSMNSMPPQHIGPRGPPAGPLPPGPPPSFDAQRFNGPPPPFNFSAPRGPPLPFPGPPPNHFDNRAPPPSHFPGQRGPPPLHNIGDHGPPSNMSRGPGDQFEDGGNSYHQGLEKPQIPSQGPPFRGPPPNHFDGRRGPPGPSGDMSGQRFPPPNQFRGSPQHRGSFEESRGTSPQDFERHRGPSVQQFGGPRGLPPGHYDKEPVSQPARFNYNDDNPGDVRDVRPVRGPLLPTPPEGPIPIQGRIGGHSPDTHRDDHWRRHSPEMRRRSCSSRDSSEPHNRSSRFDGGLRDRDASSRLSEERQRDLSEDRRRDRDREGGHGGRSWGWNREHEYDRGRERDRERDRERDRSRERDRGRGRSKEREREHSRERDRSRGRESDRYRDGDGDKRSDRDRDRDRGRERDQDRKDHDRDRAKNRDRERDRDRDRDNRDRRRERSRSRERERGKDRDRRDRDRERDKDRGKEKERDRRDRSRSKEKKDDKKERSDSSRAKSTESENPS, from the exons ATGGAGGAGAGTGTGAGCTCTGAGCTGGCTCAAGCCCCTGAGCCTGAGCCCAGCCAGGATCCTGTGGATACCAGCTCACAAG AACCAACATCGGTCTTAGGAGAAGTCAAAGATCAAAAAGACCAAGGTGATGTTAGTGAAGACAAAGTAGAGGACCCTGACAAATCTGCAAAACCCTCACGTGAGTTTAAGAAGACTTGGGGCTTTCGTCGGACCACCATTGCTAAAAGGGAAATCCCTGGAGAAATGGCAGCGGAGACCCCAGAGGGCAAGGGTGCTCCAGTGCGTCGCAGCGGCCGACAGGCGAAACGCACAGACAAACTGGAAGAGTTTCTGGTCACTGTGAAGCGAGGAAGAGGAACGGGCAGGAGAAGTTGTCCCTCACGACTTGAGGGAGGAGATCCTCCATCCCAGACCCCAACCGATGCTGAAACGGCCTCCGAAGCCAGCTTTGATGGAAATGCAGATGCTAAAATAGAGGAACAGAAAGTGGCCTcaccagagaaaaagaaaaggggtCGAGGAAGGATAAGGAGGGCAGTGAAGCCTAAAGCTGGCTCGGTGAGTGACGATGGCAGCTCTGAAAACGAAGAAAAGGCCACCGGTGAGGTAACGACAGAGACGCCAGAAAATGTTGAGACTGCGGGTAGTGCTGGAGATGGAAAGGATGTGGAAGCAAAAGAAGAACAAGTGAAGGATGTGGTGATGAAAGACGAGGAAGGTGAGGAGGACTGTGATGAGAACAAAGAGCAGACCTCAAACGAGTCCGTAAATAGACGTCCTACCAGAGCAGTCCGTGAAGACCCCAAAAGAGACGCTAAACCCAAAGTAGGAGTGAAGCTCCGCAACGAGAAGAAAGAAGAGGAcgacaatgatgatgatgatgaagagtcTTCGTCCAGTGAATCTGACAGTGATGGTTATGACCCTAATGCACTTTACTGCATCTGCAGgcagaaacacaacaaaag GTTTATGATCTGCTGTGATCGCTGTGAGGAGTGGTTTCATGGCGACTGCGTTGGCATCTCTGAGGCACGTGGCCGACTGATGGAGAGAAATGGAGAGGATTATGTCTGTCCAAACTGCTACACACAGAAGGGACAGTTTTCCAAGACTGGTTCTTCCACAGCAGCTGCAGAGAATGGCAAACGGCCTGTAGCTGGCCTTCGTAAAAGTGAGAGCGGTCTTGCTACACCATCTAGCACTGTTGCAGCCACCACAGAGGAGAAAGTTTCTGATGACCTGGGCATCAAGGGCAGGATCGAGAAGGCTACCAATCCTAGtgggaaaaagaaaataaagattttccAGCCG GTGTCTGCAGTTGAGGGATCTTCCCTCCCAAAGTGCATTGGCCCTGGCTGTGAGAGAGATGCGCTCCCTGACTCCGTCTACTGTGGGAACGACTGCATACTCAAACATGCTGCTGCCGCCATGAAGACCATCACCACAGATGGAAAAGACTCCAAACAGAAAGAGAAGGGCAGGCCCAAAGCACAGAAAAAGACCACAAATAAAACCCCAAATAAG AGCAGGTCAGGCATGGAAAGGAGGTCATCTAACCAAGGGGATAAAGAGGAGTCAGAGTCTGGGACTGAGGaagacgatgatgatgatgaagacgaCAAGCATGCAGAGGAGCATCCACCGCCACCAGCCATGTCATCCTGGTCCAGTGACCATAATTACATTGCAGTAACGCCTGAAAAGACTTCACCCATATCAGCATCTGTTTTAAACAAAACGT CAGCTGCccaaaaagataaagaaaaggaGGACAATGAAGAAGTCAAGCCAGAGAAGGAAATGGTTTCCGCTGACAAGAAACCACCTGCTTCAAATGTTGCTCCCAAAGGTGGGAAGAAGTCTCCTGGCTCCAAGGGGACAAAGGCAGCTGCTCCCACAACCTCGCCTCTTCCCAAAAGCAAAACAAGTGCAGCAACTTTGAGCAGTGGAAGAGAGTTAAGAAAACAGCCTATACCCATACAAGCCAAACCAAAAAAGCCAGGACCTCCCATACCACCAATTCCGGTTTTATCACCTTTAGGCCCCCCGGGATCTCGCCACCATCCGTCTGGAGCTCTCCGTGTGGGCAAGAGCACCTTTACTATTCCAAAAAAGCAGCCACAGGCGGGGCAAAAGGACTCTATAGAGCCTGGTCCGTCTCCAAAGTCTAGAACCCCATCGTCACCAGTGTCATCCACCCAGCACTCCGCACCTAAACCAACCCAACCCACTGCACCTGCTGCTTCTTCACAGCCACCACCCAACAACCAGATGAGATCCAACATCAGACGGTCACTGACTGATATCCTATATAAAAG GGTCAGTGACGGTGATGATCTTTCCATGTCTGAGAGTGAAGTGGGAAGGTTGGCTGTCAGCATTGAGAAGGAGATGTTTAACCTTTATATGAACACTGATAACAAATACAAGAACAAGTACAGGTCCCTTATGTTCAATCTAAAGGACCCCAAAAACAAG GGCCTTTTCTATCGTGTGGTTGGTGGCGAGATCAGTCCTTTCAGATTGGTGAGACTGAGTCCAGAAGAACTTCTTTCCAAGGAGATGTCAGACTGGAGAAAATCAGAGATCTCTGAG AGTCTGGATGTGAGTGGGAGATCCCAGTCAGGACAGTCCAAAAGTGGTTCCAGACAGGAGGGTGCTCTCACAGATGTGGACATGGAGGAGGCCCCTCCTCCTATGTCTGATGGAGATGTATGTATGCCTGCCACTTCCCAATCTTCCCACTTGGCTTCTGCTGCT GACTCCCAGGAGGACACGTGGCCTACTTCTGCACCACAAGCCTCAGTCTCTACTGGCAAAGGCAGTTCAATGCCAGATATCTTCAGTAGTATGCTAAAAGACACCACAGCAGAGCACAGGGCTCATCTCTTTGACCTTAACTGCAAGATCTGTACAG GCCAGAAGTTGGCAGATGATGAGCCaccatctaaaaaaaacaaaatgtctgtGCCTAAAAAGCCAGAGCAATCTTTTAAGCCTAAATCAGAGCCAAGACCATCCAAATCCCCTGCTGATCTCCCTCAGGTTTCCTCTCTTTCTGGTCTTGAGACGCCCATGTCTGATTCTACATCTGTGGTGGAAGATCCAAGCAGTGTATTTCCTGTGGTTCATGCCTCAGTTCCTGCTGTTGTACCTGCAGTCTCTTCCGTTACAATAACTCGGAGGGATCCTCGTACTGCTGGTCACCGCTCATCTGTACCTCAGATAGTTCCTGATGCCGTTGTGCCAGCAAATATTCCTATCTCTGTTGAACCTGTGGTTGTAGAAGCAAAGGGACCTTTGCCTATGCCCCCTCCTGCCCCAGTGTCTATACCCAGACCTGTGATCCCGAAACCATCCTCTTATGGGTCCGGTACTGCCAG tgtgtcACAGCCCCCTCCTGAGGGTGAAACCGCTTTGTTCTTGTCTGGACAAGAGATGATGTGGAAAGGATTCATAAACATGCACTCTGTTGCCAAGTTTGTCACAAAAGCCTACTTGGTGTCAGGATCATTTGAACATATTAAGGAG GACTTGCCTGACACTATTCATATTGGTGGTAGAATATCACCACACACTGTATGGGATTATGTGGGAAAGCTGAAAACTTCACTTTCAAAA GAACTCAGTCTCATTCGTTTCCATCCAGCAACTGAAGAGGAGGAGGTGGCGTATGTGTCTCTGTTTTCTTATTTCAGTAGCCGTAAACGGTTTGGAGTTGTGGCAAACAGTAACAAGCGCATTAAAGACCTTTACCTCATCCCTCTGAGCTCAAAAGACCCACTTCCTGCGAAACTTCTGCCATTTGATGGACCAG gGCTAGAACCAGCTCGTCCAAATCTCCTTCTGGGGTTGTTAATTTGCCAGAAGGACAAGAAGCGTCCTGGAGCCCCTCTAGAGAATGAGGAAAAACGATCTAAGACTCTAAGAGACGATGAGACAGGCCTACCAAAACCATCCACTACtagtaaatctgaaataaaacaggaCAAAGTTCTTCGATCTAGTCTGGAAGCCATAAGGACAACTCCCCCAGGCACCCCTCCACCCCTCAGTGCCTCCGAGTCTTCAAGTTCTGTCTCAACTGTGTTTTCAATACTGTCCTCTGTGAAAGCACCTGGTGTCAGCACTACCACAGGCAGTAATTCTCCATCCTCCAATGTCTCAGCAGCATCTACGGGTTCTTCCACACCACTTCAAACTATCCTGAAAACACTTTTTGGCAAGAAGAAGCAAGATTCCGATGTCTCATTATCACCTTCAGATCAAAGTGCTGTCGACGTCTCTGTGCCTTCTGTATCCCTGTTAGATCCAATTGTACAGCAGTTTGCAATAACCAAGGGTAGAGAGGTACAAGTACAGGATGATAGACCATATGATCCTGAGGAAGAATATGACCCAGCTGTTGGCTATAGTACAGAAAATACCCATGATACAACAAAAGTAACTGCTGCAGTAAAGCAAGCAGAGGTCAACTCCGTGGTGGAAGATGTAGCTTATGACCCTGAGGATGACTCCCTTTTTGATGATGTTGATCCAAGTGCTAAGAAATTAACTGAGCATCAAAAGGTGcttgaagaaaaacagacagatgaaCAGAGGCACGAGGACCCAGTTCATCAACAAATACCAGAGACTTTGATTTCACAGCCTGTTACATCTCTGTTGGCTAACAGTCAACTGCTGCAGCTTGGTAAAAGGGTTGAAGAGTTGGTGGTAAAGAGTTCAGCTGCTCCAATTATTAACCAGAGAAGAGACCCAAGGCAGAGTAGAGACCCTAGACAGGCAGCTGCATGTAGAAGACAGACGTCTGATTCCACAGAAGGAGAGGAAGAATCTCCTCTTACTACAGGCAAACTATCTCCTCAACAAAGTACAGTGACTGAGACATCACCAACACAAGCATGCACAGTTGCAGACTCACAAACTGCACAGTTAGACACTACTGAGGATACATCAGTAGCAGAACCTTCTGCAACCACAGATATGCCCCTATTGCAAGTTACTGCCACCTTAGATTCAGTGCAGCCTGCCATCCAGCAGCCAGAAACATCCAAATCTGAAGAGGCGGGTGAGAGTGAAGAAGAAAGCAAAACTGAAGAGGTGCCTTTTCTTGATACAAAGAGTACAGAGGTTTCAATTCCGTTACTAGGGGAAAAGATTGACCCAGAGTTAGTTGAAAGCTACATGGAAAAAGAGCTTGAAGAGGAACCCAAAACAAAGGATGAACCCATTGAATCTGAGATCAAAAGTTTTGAGGAGGTTTGGCCTAATTCTGCCAGTATTTTAAAAGCTGATAAAGTTTCATCCATTGGACAGGCTGTTTTAAAAGCTGATCAGGTTTTATCCATTGGGAAGCCCATTGAGACCACTGCAACCACATATTATAACATTTCGACAATCAGTACTTCATCTACTTCTTTACACTCAGGAGTGCCACCAGATGGCATCCAAGACAACTCATCTTATATGGATTCTCACAGTTCCCATATACAGCACATACCAACAACAAACCCTGCTAACATTCCACCTCCAATGTCTTTTCCTCCTCCTATTGGCCCTCCACCTGTTCTTGGTCCACCTCCCATCCAAGGCCCACCAATGACTGTTCCACCACCTATGCATCTCCCTCCTCCAATGTCAGGTCCACTGCCAATACAGATTCCCCCAATTCAAGGTCCACCTCCTCACCTTGGGGATAGTGATCATTCTCAGTATCAACCACCTGGATCGTATACGCCTTTCCAGAATCAATGGGGTAGCAGTTCTCAGTTTGATGCTGCTCCAAGAGGTCCACCACCTCCTAATTTTACACCAAGAGGACTACCTCTATTCCAGCCAATGGGTCAGAGAGGTCCCCCTCCTCAGATATTTGACAATTCCATGAATTCAATGCCCCCTCAGCATATTGGACCAAGAGGCCCACCTGCAGGGCCTCTACCACCTGGGCCCCCTCCCAGCTTTGATGCACAAAGGTTTAATGGGCCTCCACCACCTTTTAACTTCTCTGCACCCAGGGGTCCACCGCTACCATTTCCTGGTCCCCCTCCAAATCACTTTGATAATAGAGCACCACCACCATCCCACTTCCCTGGTCAGAGAGGTCCACCTCCACTTCATAACATTGGGGATCATGGCCCTCCATCTAATATGTCAAGAGGGCCTGGTGATCAATTTGAAGATGGTGGAAACTCTTATCATCAAGGATTAGAGAAGCCCCAGATACCTTCACAAGGGCCTCCTTTTAGGGGACCACCACCAAACCACTTTGATGGACGAAGGGGACCCCCTGGACCTTCAGGTGACATGTCGGGACAGCGATTTCCACCTCCAAACCAATTCCGTGGTTCACCTCAACATAGGGGATCATTTGAGGAATCACGGGGAACTTCACCTCAAGACTTTGAAAGGCACCGGGGACCATCAGTGCAGCAGTTTGGTGGCCCGAGAGGTCTACCACCAGGACATTATGATAAGGAACCTGTTAGTCAGCCAGCACGATTTAACTACAATGATGACAATCCAGGTGATGTTCGAGATGTTAGACCTGTTCGTGGACCTCTGCTTCCAACACCCCCTGAAGGTCCCATTCCAATACAGGGCCGTATAGGTGGACACAGCCCAGACACCCACCGTGATGACCACTGGAGACGGCACTCCCCTGAAATGAGGAGGCGAAGCTGTTCCTCCCGAGATAGTTCAGAGCCACATAACCGTTCAAGTAGATTTGATGGTGGTTTACGTGACAGAGATGCCTCCTCAAGGTTGTCTGAAGAGAGACAGCGGGATTTGTCTGAAGATAGGAGAAGAGACCGAGATAGAGAAGGTGGCCATGGTGGACGATCATGGGGCTGGAACAGGGAGCACGAGTATGACCGGGGCAGAGAAAGGGATCGTGAAAGAGATCGTGAAAGAGATCGGAGCAGGGAAAGAGATAGGGGCCGGGGCCGCAGCAAGGAAAGGGAGAGAGAACACAGTAGAGAGCGGGATCGCAGTAGAGGCAGAGAATCTGACCGATACAGAGATGGAGATGGAGACAAGAGGAGTGACCGGGATCGAGACAGAGACCGCGGCAGGGAGAGAGATCAAGACCGAAAAGACCATGACCGAGACAGAGCAaagaacagagacagagaaagagaccgTGACAGAGATCGAGACAACAGGGACAGGAGAAGAGAGCGCTCAAGGAGTCGTGAACGAGAACGTGGAAAAGATCGTGACAGAAGAGATCGTGATCGAGAACGTGACAAAGACAGAGgcaaggaaaaagaaagagacagacgGGACAGAAGCAGGAGCAAGGAAAAGAAAGATGACAAAAAAGAAAGATCTGACAGCTCAAGGGCAAAGTCTACAGAATCTGAAAACCCATCATGA